From the Paenibacillus tianjinensis genome, the window GAAGCCGTCGACGCCTTTTTTCAGCCACCACTGCACCATTTCATGCAGCTTGTCGATTACCGCCGGGTTCTCCCAGTTCAAATCGGGCTGATATTTGGAGTACAGGTGCAGGTAATATTCATCCGTCTGCGGATCAAGCTCCCACACCGAACCGCTGAAATAGGATTCCCAGTTGTTCGGGGGACCGCCGTTTTTACCTTTCCGCCATATATAGTAATCCCGTTTGGGATTGTCCTTCGAGCTCCGCGATTCTATGAACCATGGATGCTGGTGGGAAGTGTGGTTCAGGACCAGGTCCATCATCAGCTTCATTCCCCGGGCGTGCATCTCCCGCAGCATCACGTCAAAATCCTCCATCGTCCCGAATTCCTTCATAATATCGCAGTAATCACTGATATCATAGCCGTTGTCATGGTTCGGCGACTTGTAGATCGGGCATACCCAGATGACGTCTACACCCAGGTCCTGCAAATAATCGAGCTTCGAAATAATTCCTCTCAGATCACCGATTCCGTCACCGTTACTGTCCATGAAGCTGATCGGATAGATTTGGTACGCTACGCTTTCTTTCCACCATTTTGGATTCACTAGGATTCCCTCCGCTTCTCCGGCTCCTGCCCGTGTTAGATATATTAATATATCTTAACCACACTGAAGGAAGACAATCACACGCCCCTTTCAAAAATCAGAGTTCCAGCTGTCAGGCTCCGTCCGCTTTTAGCTCAAGCAGTCCCGGTATTGTTTTCTCAACCTGCCGGTACAGCTCCTGGCCGATCATACCTTCATCATGGATATAAAAAACCAGCAGCGACTGTTCCTGATAAGCCTTATAGGGCACCAAGTCAGCTGTGGCTGTATGTTGTTCAAAATCAGCCCAGCCCGCTTCGCGTTCCCCGGCCGTGGCAAACTGATAAATGACCAGTTCCTTCTCGTCCAGCAGGAAAACCAGCGGTTTCCTTCCGTTCAGTTCCCCCTGAAATATATTCTCCGGGTGTACTACCACGCTATGCAATTCCAGACCCTGCCTGGCAAAATAAGCAGAAATCTCATCTGCGCTAAGCTCCCTGGCCTCAACTTTAACCGGATCAGTTCCCCGGCCGCAGCCGGTAAGCAGCATTCCAAAGCCGAGGAGCAGCAGTATTAATATCCCTGACATCCGCAGCTTCATACTCATACTCATCTTTGCCAGCCCCTATTCACTTCGTTTATAAGTAATTAACGGCTCCATGGCAGAATTAGTTGCGGAACTGGCTGTCTTATCTTAATCATGATTGTATTTTGTACAATGGATTATGCCGATATCACTGTAAAAGCAGCTTCTGCTGCATTTTGTGCAATAGAAAATTCTCCGGTAGCGCTAAAAGGGCTTTCTAATGCAGACTCTGCAACAGAAAGCCCTTTGTCCTTCATATAGCTGTATTTTATACAATTAAAAACCCCGTAAGCCCGCACCTGTTCGATATAACTGTATACTGTGCAACTAAAACTGCCCAATTCGGCTAAAACTAGCTTTATATGCCTGTTTAAGTGTACAGAATACAACTAAAGGGATGACTTGAAGCTACATGGCATTTTTAGTTGTACAAAGTGCAATTAAGCCAATCAGGTGTGGAAAAAGTGTGGGATGTGGGACCGGGCAGATCCGTTGAACCTCCATTAGGCTTTTTCTGTCCCTGCCTGCTACAGCAGCCCCACCAGCTTCAGCCCTTCATAAATTCCGTTCTCGCTGACATGACTGGTTACATAAGAAGCGGCTGCCTTTACCTCATCCTCCGCATTGCCCATTGCAATTCCATGACCGACAAAGCTGAGCATCTCCACATCATTGAGCCCGTCGCCAAACGCATAGACATCTTCTTTCGCCACGCCGAGCGCTTTGATCATCTGGGCGATGCCATTAGCCTTCGAGCCGTTGCCAGGCAGCACATCCATGCACAGCGGATGCCACCGGACAAATTTAAACCCGGGATAGGCTTCAGCATACACCGCCTGGTTCTCCTGCGGACAGAAGATCATCGCCTGATAAATCTCGTTCTGCAGGAAATACTCCGCATCATGCGTCGGAAAAGCCAGCTTCAGCGAGCCGATACTTGTGTGGATATACTCATGATCCGCCACATTCACCTTCATATCGAGCGCGTCGATGTAGGCTACCGGGTGGTCGTTCTTTTCGGCGAACAGCGTAATTTCCTTCAGAGCTCCGGTATCCAGCGGATTAAGGTAGAGCTCCTTCCCTTCAAAAACAACATACTGCCCGTTGAGTGAGACATACGAGTCGATTCCCAGCTCTTCGCGCAGCTCCTTGAACATGTAGGAGGCTCTACCGGTCGCAATAGCGACATTATGGCCTCGCAATTTCAGTTCGGCAATGGCTTCCTTCGTGGAAGCAGGCACTACCTTATCTTCGTCATAAATTGTACCGTCAATATCAAAAAAGATCGTCTTCTTCATCATGGCTCTCCATTCTCCTTGCTGTCTCTTTGAATTCATCCTGCCAAAATTGTAGATGCTTGCTGCAAGCTATGCAAGTTTTCAATTACAGTTACGTCAATTTTCTGAAAAAAAACAGCGGCGAGTCTCCATAAACGGAAACTGCCGCTGCTTTAACCTGTAAGACCTCAGCATCCTTCTGAAGCTTCAGCCTTTAGTCATCTCCACTTCATTCAGACCACATTCTGCGCCCGCTGCTGCTCTTCCATCAGCCACTGAATCAGCATGACCTCCGGAACGTTGCTTTTTCGGGCCTCCGCATATTCACGGACCTTCTCCAGCAGGCGTCCGGCCGTATCGGCGCTGACTTCCAGGCCGCGCTGCTCCAGCACATGCGCGACACCGCCGCTGCCGGAATGCTTGCCCAGCACAAAGCGGTGTGCCCGGCCGATCTCGGCAGGATCAAACGTCTGATACGTAGCCCTCTCCTTCATCAGCCCGTCCACATGGATGCCCGACTCATGGGTGAACGCCAGCTGTCCCACAATCGGTTTGGCATCACCGACATTGCGGCCGGAGGCGGCAATGACCTTATCCGCCAGGCCTTTGAGCAGCTCCAGCCGCACGCCGCATTCGCCGCCGTACAAATGACGCCAGGCCATGGCGACTTCCTCCATGGCCGCATTGCCGGTCCGTTCGCCGATACCGGCTACTGTGGTGCTGGCCCAGACCGCACCGGCGGCAATCCCGCTCAGTGTGTTGGCAACGGCCAGCCCAAAATCATTATGACAGTGCACCTCCAGCTCCACATCGGCGGGAACCGCACCGAGCAGCGTATGAATCCGCTCGGCCATCTGCCCCGGATGAAGAGCGGATACCGTATCCGCATAACGGAACCTGCGGATACCCTCTTTATATAAAGCATTCACCAGCTGAACCAAGAACCCCATATCCGCCCTGGAGGAATCCTCCATGCCTACCGACACCGTCATGCCCAGCCTGAGCCCGTATTCCGCCGCATGAAGCAGCTTGTTCAGTCCTTCCAGCGGCGTTAACCCAAGCTTGCCCTGCAACTGTATTTCCGAGACCGGAATGGACACATGGCTCCAATTCACCCCGGTGCTCCGCGCCTTGTCGATATCACCAAGAGCCGAACGGTTCCAGGTCATCAGCTTCATGGGGAGCCCCAGCTCGGCCACCGCCGCGATGTCCTCCTGCTCCCGCTTACCCATGGCAGGAATACCTACCTCTGCCTGCTCTACTCCGCACTCCGACAGCAACTTTGCGATTTCCAGCTTTTCCGCCTGCGTGAATGAAACTCCAGCCGCCTGTTCACCATCCCTAAGTGTCGTGTCACATAGCTTGAGACTTTTCACGTTTACCTCCTTCTCCGCAGCAAGCGCAATTCGGATTACGGGTAATACGGACGCTATAACAGGCGAAGTCGAGTGAGCTGAAGCGATGCATTACGCCCGCATAAGTTGTCCCTACCCCTGTAATCCATTTTACGGCCTCCAGCGCTGCCAGACAACCCGCAATCCCGGAGGTCGCACCCAAAACTGGAAATCCGAACGGTTCCCACTGCGGCTGTACATCTGGGTAGAGGCATTCGAGACAAGGGGTCAGGCCGGGGATCATGGTCGTAAGTGAAATTTCGAAGCCGTACATTGCCGCTTCCACCATCGGTGTAGCAGTATCCACACAGAGACGGTTCAGGGCATACCGCTCCGGAAAATCATAACGGGCATCGATCACAATATCAGCACGCTCCACCCAAGGTTTAGCAAGATCATACTCAATTTTGGCATTGTAGCCCTCGATTTCCACATGCGGATTCAGACGCTTCAGCTGCGCTGTTGCCGTGCTGATCCGCTCCATCCCCAAAGAATCGCTATCCATCAGAATCTGCCGGTTCAGATCAGGCGGAAGGATGATTCCTTCATGAGCCAAAATAAGCTTACCAACACCTGCCGCTGCCAGGTACAGCGCAGCCGTGCCTCCTAAGCCGCCAATGCCGGCTACCATCACCGTCGCTTCCTTCAGCGCCTGCTGTCCGCTCTCTCCGAGCAGCTTCAGCTGCCGGGCATACCGTTCAAGCTCCATTCCTCCGGCAAGCTGCTCCATACCTGTCGCCCCCTGTGACTGATTAGTTGTTTACCGCCTAGCCCTCCAGGCTAAGCAAGCCGTGCAGAGCGGTCACTTCCTTGTATTTAGCCAGGAAGGCCAAACCTTCCTCCACACATTCCACCCCGTACCGGATCACCTTCTCCTCCGAAGTGAACGGGAAGGGAAAACCTGCCCGCAGGCTCTTCAGAACCAGAATGACACGCCCGCTGTAGAGCAGCCCCCGGCCGAAGCCTTCATGGTTAATCTCGGCCGTACTCTGGATCATAGTCCCGCTTCTTTCTTCCATCACACCGGCAATGGCCTGGAACAGCAGTGGAACCTGCTGGCGTACTTTCGGAGAGACGGCACAGTTGAAGTCGGACTGGCTTTTATCCTCAGAGGAAGCCAGAAACTGCTGCACAATCTTCTCCTGCGGCGACAGCGCGGCATAGCGGCCAAAGAAATCTTCCGTATCAAGGAGATTGCATAACCGGCGGACAAAAGCATCCACAGTTTCCTGATCCAGCTCCTTCCGGCCGGGACGGCTGCGGCGTTTCTGTAGCGCGCCGCCCTCAAGAGTCCACACTACCTGGGCTGAATGCTCCTTAGCCGTGGGTTCCATCTGCTTCCTCCCCTTCCCCT encodes:
- a CDS encoding Cof-type HAD-IIB family hydrolase, which gives rise to MMKKTIFFDIDGTIYDEDKVVPASTKEAIAELKLRGHNVAIATGRASYMFKELREELGIDSYVSLNGQYVVFEGKELYLNPLDTGALKEITLFAEKNDHPVAYIDALDMKVNVADHEYIHTSIGSLKLAFPTHDAEYFLQNEIYQAMIFCPQENQAVYAEAYPGFKFVRWHPLCMDVLPGNGSKANGIAQMIKALGVAKEDVYAFGDGLNDVEMLSFVGHGIAMGNAEDEVKAAASYVTSHVSENGIYEGLKLVGLL
- a CDS encoding HesA/MoeB/ThiF family protein, translated to MEQLAGGMELERYARQLKLLGESGQQALKEATVMVAGIGGLGGTAALYLAAAGVGKLILAHEGIILPPDLNRQILMDSDSLGMERISTATAQLKRLNPHVEIEGYNAKIEYDLAKPWVERADIVIDARYDFPERYALNRLCVDTATPMVEAAMYGFEISLTTMIPGLTPCLECLYPDVQPQWEPFGFPVLGATSGIAGCLAALEAVKWITGVGTTYAGVMHRFSSLDFACYSVRITRNPNCACCGEGGKREKSQAM
- a CDS encoding DUF269 domain-containing protein, which encodes MEPTAKEHSAQVVWTLEGGALQKRRSRPGRKELDQETVDAFVRRLCNLLDTEDFFGRYAALSPQEKIVQQFLASSEDKSQSDFNCAVSPKVRQQVPLLFQAIAGVMEERSGTMIQSTAEINHEGFGRGLLYSGRVILVLKSLRAGFPFPFTSEEKVIRYGVECVEEGLAFLAKYKEVTALHGLLSLEG
- a CDS encoding homocitrate synthase/isopropylmalate synthase family protein, whose protein sequence is MKSLKLCDTTLRDGEQAAGVSFTQAEKLEIAKLLSECGVEQAEVGIPAMGKREQEDIAAVAELGLPMKLMTWNRSALGDIDKARSTGVNWSHVSIPVSEIQLQGKLGLTPLEGLNKLLHAAEYGLRLGMTVSVGMEDSSRADMGFLVQLVNALYKEGIRRFRYADTVSALHPGQMAERIHTLLGAVPADVELEVHCHNDFGLAVANTLSGIAAGAVWASTTVAGIGERTGNAAMEEVAMAWRHLYGGECGVRLELLKGLADKVIAASGRNVGDAKPIVGQLAFTHESGIHVDGLMKERATYQTFDPAEIGRAHRFVLGKHSGSGGVAHVLEQRGLEVSADTAGRLLEKVREYAEARKSNVPEVMLIQWLMEEQQRAQNVV